One Sus scrofa isolate TJ Tabasco breed Duroc chromosome 1, Sscrofa11.1, whole genome shotgun sequence DNA segment encodes these proteins:
- the CTXN2 gene encoding cortexin-2 — protein sequence MSSPYCGNSSAKMSVNEVSAFSLTMEQKTGFAFVGILCIFLGLLIIRCFKILLDPYSSMPSSTWENEVEEFDKGTFEYALA from the coding sequence ATGAGTAGTCCCTATTGTGGCAACTCTTCAGCTAAGATGAGTGTCAATGAAGTGTCAGCTTTCTCATTGACTATGGAGCAAAAAACTGGCTTCGCTTTTGTTGGGATTTTGTGTATCTTCTTGGGACTTCTTATTATCAGATGCTTCAAGATCCTGTTAGACCCGTATAGTAGCATGCCTTCCTCTACATGGGAAAATGAAGTTGAAGAGTTTGATAAAGGGACATTTGAATACGCACTTGCCTGA